CTGGATCGTCGCCTACAACACCGACTATCCGCATCAGTCCTTGAACAACATGACGCCTAAACAGTATTTTGAATCGTTTAACGCTCAACCCAAGGAGCCCGTTCTAACAAATTTTGCCCTTGCTTAAATAGTGGCATTACACTTGGGTTCGAGCCCAAACGGTCTATACGCAAAAAGGGCTCCCGAGAACCGGGAACCCTTTTTGCATATCAACTGCCCCAATTGGACGAGTTTCGCAACTGGTTAATGTAGTTCAGCTCTATGTCAACCTGGTAGAAATGACCAATCGAGCAAAATGGTCAAATGAGTTTCCGCGCAGATGAGTTTACGGTAAACAATGCATTATTTTACCTTTTAACTTCGGATAAGTGACCGCCCGTTTCAATCTGATACCCGACTTGGCTTCCCGCCATAGTAGGAGTGGCAATATATTTGTAGGAAATGCTTTTATTCACACACGTAATTTTAAATCCCTCGATAATTTGACCACAAAAAGCTTGGCCAAAATTTAAATCACTAAAGTCGCTGGGGAAGTTACCCATGTGCTCTGTTGCATAACCTTCGGTGCTGTTTGATGCGGCTCTTAGAATCCGAATAATTGGTTTTTCCGAACCGGACGCGTCGCTGGGTTTAGCTAAGACCGGCGCCGTGGAATAAACTAAGTGATATTTGATTTCCCTTTCCATAATGGCTTGGGCAACTCCTAAATCCTCCAATTCAAAAAGCACTTCTTCATATTTTTTGTTTGCAGCATTGGCGCGCTCCTTTTTTGCATCCCTTGAATACAGTTCCAATCTCGCCCGTATCTCCTGCGACCTTGCCGGCGGGGCAGGATGGTCCATATGCTCTTTTAGGGCTTGCATCACGGTTTCATCATACTTAGCCATCAATGCCCGTGTCATCGCATCTATTTTCTTAATTCTTTCTATATTCTTTTGATAATAACTTTCAACTTGCGCAAGGCATTCTTGCGGATTCTGTTTATTCTTTTGAATTATATCAGCTAGCTCGTCATAGATTGGTCGTTTCAAATCCTCAATGGCGTCATATTGTGAATCAGCGAACAGCAACGAACTATGTAGCAACAAAAAAACGGTTAATAAAATCGGCTTTATCATTCGTAACTCTTTCTTTAAGAATATGCAAAAACTGCCCCGCATGGACTCGAACCATAGTCAATCTCTGGGCTTATCTCTGACCACCGCGGGGTGGCTTATTGGTATCGTACCATCATTGGGCTCTGCTCGCCTGTTACTTTATATTCCTTAAAATAGGTGACCTCTCGAAGCTTCCGCTCTGACTCAAGATACCTGATCATGGCGCTGACCCTGTAGGTCCCCTTCTTTGGAGATGTACATCCTGTATTCGAAGACTCAAAATCATGGCCTAGCTGGTCATAAATGATAGTGGTGGCTATCCCCGGCTTCAGCGTCTCGCCCATATGGTTGACACAGCTTGTGCATGGAAACACGACATCGAACGCCCATTCAACCCATTTATTATTTACAAACTTGTCAATGGAAAGTGGATACAAATCAACATTTTGGGTGAGATCATTAAAAAGCGTAATTTTGACCTGATCCCCGACATTAAACTGTTCCCGTTCAAGCTGAATGCGGAATCCTGTCTGCGTGCGTTCCCCTATATCAACCGTGTAAACATTGTTCTTCTCGTCGACCGCTACGACACATCCGTCTTTAATCGAAAGGTCCTTAACAAAAATCCGGTGGATTTCAACATTTTTCTTGCCAGCAATTTCAATTCGGTAAAGTCTCTCTTCCCAAGCCGGCTGCCCGTTGGCCTGGTCTTCAGCCTGAAGAAATGCGTCAAAATATACCCCTGACCGGCTCCTTGTTTTAAAGCTGGATTCCCGATAGTCAACTGAATAGCTCTTTCCGTCCGCGTTCACAACAGATAAGACAGGAGTTGAAGCCTGACAGAACGCCTCAGTCGACAAAAACATGGCAATGATCATTAAGAAAATATTTTTCGGCATTCAATCCTCCCTTTAATCTGCACACATAATAGCTTCAACTTTGCCATTCTCAACAAAGGGGTGGCAGCCAAAGTTCATCGCGAACTCTGAACATCGTCCACTGATGATCAAGGCTTGCCCATTAACAATCTGAGCCTTTTGTTCCGGAGTCAACTCAGCAATGCAGTGGCCATGACAGTCCCTTGCGTCCTGACAAACATTCCCTTTGTCGTCAGTCCTAAGATTGCACCGCTCTGGCCCCAAACCCCAACGCCCCCAATTACCATTGAGCGTTGCACATTCTTCCTTGGTCAAGTAAAGAGCTTCCAGATTTCTTGGGATCACAACCGAATATTGTCTGCCACGTTCGTCCAAGACGATCACCTTGCCGTCTTTCTCCTTAAGCGAAGTGATGAAAACCCATTGAACGTCTTCTTCTTCCAGGGGATTGATTTGAACGGAATAAATTTCCCTTTCCCAAACTTTTTTATTGGATTTATCCCACACCTCGATCCGGCCGACGCGGCCGTCGTTGTTGGGTGCCTTGACCATGAGCCCTTTAAAAGAAAGCGGCGGAACCTGGGGTGGGGCGATTCTTTTAGCGTACGTTTGAGTAGGGTAAAATATTAGAAAAAAACCGAAAATCAAGCAGATTGTCTTCATTGTTTTCCTCTCTATTTATCTCCACGAATTTATCTAAAGTATATCATTCTCAAAATGCCATTTCTAGAAACAATAGGGGGCCCGGGATGGGCTGGAATCCTATAAACCTAATAAAATCTTGTTGAAACTATATCTCCCTTATAAACCTTGTAATCTTTATACAATGTTTCCACTTTTGCCGTTTCCTCTTCTACTGCGATTACCTTAAGCTGAGTAAAGCGGGTGTCTTTGGCGTCCCGAGCAGTAAGTTCCATTCCGACCTTTAGGCCGTCTTTTTTACCTCTATTCACAATCCCTTTCTTCCTGTTTACTTTTTTTACCACTTCCCCTGAAATTGGCTCCTTCAGAAGGAACTCTTGCCATTGAGCTGACAGCTTCGGAAACCCGTCTACTTTCTTATTTTCATCCCCCTCGCGAAGATAGAAATAACCGAAACGATTATTTCGAGGCTCGTTACCCTGATTAATTTTATTTACAAAATCAAGAACTTGATTTTCAGAAACCAAATAAAGTCGATCTCCCCAATTTATCGGTAAAAACCGGGTTGGTGTACCTTGGAAACCCTTTTGAATATTAGGCCTCTTAGGAGACAAAATCAAAATCCCGTCTTTAAACGTATACGGCCCCTCATTCTCATCATACGTTCCCAGGCAACCTCGCCACTTAAAAGAAAAGGTCCCATCTTGGGATAAATTTAAGTCATTGTTAACACCCAAACCGTCTCCAAAAGAATATTTTCCTGATAACTGTGCGGGACCTACTAAAGTTTCTGCAGAAACTATCTGAGAAAAAATCACCAGAAAGAAGCACGCTAAAGAAATAAATAATTCTTTTCGGAAAACCATCTTTGCGCCTCCTTGATTTTATTTTTTATTCAAATACTCAAACGCCCAAAGGTAAAAACGCTCCGCCTGCTTAAAGATATCCGACGCATCGCTTTCACGAAACTCACGATTGTCATAGGCAATGGCGTTCTTCTTAGCAATGATGCGGCGGACAGACGCAACCTGTTTTTCAACGCCCGCAACTGACGCCCGTCCTAGCAAATCCACTGTCTGCATGTGGTCTTCTCCGGATGAACGCAAGCCTTGAGATTTAACCAATAAAGCATCGCACGAAGAAATCACGCAATGCACAGCGTTCAATCCAACAGCGGTCCACATACGGTTTTTAAAAGCGTGCTGCATGGTTTCATAAAACTCTTCTGCTTTATTCCAATAGACCACATATTCGCCTTGGTCAACGGAACGCGTTTTCAAATGTTTCATCATCGTAAGATTTTCTCCAATCTATCACCATAAATGAGTTGATAGGATTTGAGAATGTTGGGAACGGGACCTGTTTTCTTCTTGGCATTAGCCTTAAATTCGGAAATGCTGTTGATATAAGGAGAAATGAGGTTCCCCCAGGAGGAAGACAGCCCTTGATCTATGTCAGCAAAAAGTAGTTCGGCTTTTTTCTTAAGGTCAGAGGTTTTTGCAACGACAAAAAGATCCACGTCGCTGGCCGCCCGCTCTGTCTTAGCTTGGACGCTCCCAAAAAGTGCGACGCTTACGATATCGTCCTTAAGCGCCGATTTCTTTATGGACATGCGGATATTATCAAATAACCGTTCGCTTAAAGCACTCTCGAACGAAAAGAGTGGCTTTAAAACTTCAGAAACAATCGCCCGCTCTTCATTCAAGCGAAATAGGTGGGTCTTCCCGACTGCGTGCATGACCAACACACCTTCTTGAAGAAGGCCCTGCAGGATTTCATGTGCCGTTTTAGGGGTTACTCCGGCCATCTTTGCCATTTGGCGGCCGCTTAACTCTCCTGCCGTCCGGCAAAGAATACGGAGAGCCCGAACCTTAACCTCGCTATTCAAAATCTTGTCTAGGGGATTATTCAATCGCATATACGTTTCCTAATGTAAACATCTGTTTACCTAAGTAAACAGATAATACCCCAAAAGTTGCCGTTTGTCAAATTTAAAAGGTTGGTGTATTTTGTCCACCAAGATAACGATTTTGTGCCAAGCCCCAAAGAGAGATACCTTGCCAGAAGCATTCGATTAAATGGGTTCGAAAATCGATTAAACACTGCCGATTAAAAAATTGGCACTTTAGAGATAAAAAGATACGTTCGATAGAAAAATAGGCGAATATGTGGCAAGCATTTATCAAACCCTGTGCATTGGCTTATTTGGTCGAGGAGTTCAAAAATATAACGCCCTAACCCTTTGACACGCTAAGCAATAAAAAAACCCCGACCGATATGCTCGATCAGGGTTTTTATTATCTCTCAACGGGGAAATCAAGAGAATTGTATGGCTGCCCCGCTTGGACTCGAACCAAGATACTGAGATCCAGAATCTCATGTCCTACCATTAGACGACAGGGCAAAAGTACCACTAAACTACCAAATCTTATATTCAGAAAACTTTTGCCCTAGCCCTTGTTGCCTTTGACAAGGGCAGGGCAAGAGTCTTAACAATCTTTCTCTATATATTATGACTTGCTGCCGCCGGCAGGGCCAAACCACCGCCACAGCCCCCAAGTATACCAAAATCCCTCAAAAAATCAACGCTTCCGTCAGGGGCGGCTGATCGGACTTACCAGAGGACCCTTTGGAACCAAGCGTCGAAATCTGCGACTTTTTGGGCGACCGTTTCACAGCCGCTCAAGGCCACAACGCCGGACAACAGGAGAATCAAAAGCAACCGGTTTTTGCGCATCGCGTATCCTTTCGGAAACAGGTTATGCGAAGGTCTTTTGCAAAAAAAGGATCGTCTTCTCTTTTCCCAGAACCGCCATGGTCTCGAAAAGCCCCGGTCCGACGGACTTTCCGGTCAACGCCACCCGCACGGGGTGGACCAGGTCACCCGCCTTCATGCCCAGCTCCTCGACCACGCCGCGAAAGGCGGCTTCGGTATTCGCGACGCTAAAATCCGCGACCCCGTCCAGCCGTTTGGCCAGCCCTTCAAAAGCCGCAGTCTTGTCGGCGGTCAAATACTTCTGCCGGTCCTCCGGCAAGACCTGGACCTCGCCGGTGAACAGATACGCCGTCCAGTCGGCGAACTCCATCAGGGTGGAGATCCGCGTGTGATACAATTTCACGATGCCTTCCAGATGTTTCCGGTCGGGGGCCTCTCCGAGCCAGCCTTTTTCGCGCAGGACAGGAATGAGGATCTCCGTCAATTCGGGCAACGGCATTTGCTTGATATACTGGGCGTTGATCCATAGCAATTTGTCCATGGAAAAGGCGGCCGCAGCCTTGTTCACCTTCTTGATGGAAAAATTTTTCACGGCCGCGTCCAGGTTGACGATTTCCTGGTTATTCCCCGGCGACCAGCCCAGCAGCATCAGATAGTTCACGATCGCCCCCGGTAAAAACCCGTCCTTCTGGTACTCGCTCACCGCCGTGGCGCCGGTGCGCTTGGACATACGGCCGCCTTCCGGGTCCATGATCAGCGGCAGGTGCGCGAACTTGGGCGGCTTGAAACCCAGGGCCTGATAAATGATAATCTGTTTCGGGGTGTTGGAAATGTGGTCTTCGCCGCGGACAACGTGCGAGATCTCCATCAACGCGTCGTCCACAACGCAGGCAAAACTGTACGTTGGTGCGCCATCGGACTTCATCAGTACCTGGTCTTTGAGCGTCTCGGTGTCGAACTGGATCTCGCCGCGGATCAGGTCAAAAATCTTGACCTGCTCGAGCGGCATCTTGAGGATGACGGCCGGACCGTCACAGTAGGCCTTGTCTTCACTGATAAGTTTCTCGGCGTATTGCCGGTAAATGTCGAAGCGTTCGCTCTGGCGGTAAAATTCGTCCCAGTTGAGTCCCAGCCAGGTCATACTGCGGAGGATCTCCTCCTCATACTCCGGCTTGGAACGCTCGCGGTCGGTATCCTCGATGCGCAGGACGAATTTGCCGCCCTGGGACCGGGCGTACATCCAATTGAACAGGGCTGTCCGGGCCCCGCCGATATGCAAAAACCCCGTCGGACTCGGGGCGAATCGAACTTTAATCATATATTTGCTCTTCTGGGAATGACAGACGGTGCGGGAGGAAAACGCGAAGGCCTTCCGCTCTTACGGGACAACCCCGATTTGTTTCGCGAGCTTGACGACCACCCGCTCAACACGGGCCCTGTCCTCGGCGCTCACGTCCACGAATTCAATGCCGACGTCGTAAAACATCGGCTTTGCCGGATCCTCGTTCTTGCGGCGGATGGACCAGACGACCTTGCCCTGGCATTTGATGTGGGCGCCCAGGTCCATCAGGTCCAGCTCGACATCGACCAGGGAAAACACTTTGAGGTTCTTCTTGATGACCGCGCTGATCCCTCCCACGCCGACGTTGTCGGTGTGCGTCAGGAGGGATTCCTTTTTGCCCTCGTCATAACGCAGGACGATCAGGCAGGGATAATTGACGCGGGGAAATTTCCTGCGGTTCAGTCCGTCCCAGGCGCTCATGGCAATCTCCTTTGTACGCGGATCATGTCCCGGGTCTTGCCGGTCTTTTCATCGACGGAAACGACCACACCGTGCAGCCGGACATCGTCCGTGGCGACCTCAAACCGCACGGGCATGCTGGTCAAAAATCGCTGCAAAATTTTTTCTTTGTTCTGCCCGATCACGGAATCGTACGGCCCGGTCATCCCCAGGTCCGTGATGTAGCCGGTGCCGTTGGGCAGGACCTTTTCATCCGCGGTCTGGACGTGCGTGTGCGTGCCGACCATGGCCGTGATCCGCCCGTCGGCGTAAAACCCCATGGCCACCTTCTCGCTCGTGGTCTCGGCGTGAAAATCCAGAATGATGATGTTCGTCTGCGTCCGGATCTCCTCGACGATCGCGTCCAGCGCGCGGAAAGGACATTCGACATTATAACGCATAAAAACCCGGCCTAAAAGATTTATTACACCGATTTTGGCCCCCGAAGGCATGGTGACAACGCGCCAGCCGCGGCCCGGGGTCCCGGGAGGGAAATTGGCCGGACGGATGATCGGATTTTCCTTGCCAAGGTATTCAATAATCTCGAAGTGGTCCCAGGTGTGGTCGCCCATGGTCAGAATATCGCACCCCTCGCGAAAGAGCTGTTCGGCGATACGGGGGGTGAGCCCGGCGCCTCCGGCGGAATTTTCCGCGTTGGCGATCGTCAGGTCGATGCTGTACTCCTGCTTCACGGCCGGCAACAGCTCGATCAGGGCCTGGCGGCCGGCCTTGCCGACCAAATCACCGATGCAAAGGATGTTCATGGACCAGCCAATGGCTAATGGTTAATGGCAAACAGAAAAATCCGGACTTTCTATTTCGCGTATTCAATCGCCCGGGTCTCGCGCACGACCACGACCTTGATCTGCCCGGGATATTCCATTTCCTGCTCGACGCGCTTGCGGATATCGCGCGCCATCACGATCGCTTCGTCGTCATTGATCTTGTCCGGCATGACCATGATGCGGACCTCGCGGCCGGCCTGCAGGGCGAAGGCTTTTTCCACGCCCTTGAACGAGTTGGCGATTTTCTCCAGGCTCTCCAGGCGCTTCACGTAGGTTTCCAGCGTTTCGGCGCGGGCCCCCGGACGGGCGGCGCTGATCGCGTCCGCCGCGCACAGGAGGGTCCC
This portion of the Candidatus Omnitrophota bacterium genome encodes:
- a CDS encoding TIGR00282 family metallophosphoesterase; translated protein: MNILCIGDLVGKAGRQALIELLPAVKQEYSIDLTIANAENSAGGAGLTPRIAEQLFREGCDILTMGDHTWDHFEIIEYLGKENPIIRPANFPPGTPGRGWRVVTMPSGAKIGVINLLGRVFMRYNVECPFRALDAIVEEIRTQTNIIILDFHAETTSEKVAMGFYADGRITAMVGTHTHVQTADEKVLPNGTGYITDLGMTGPYDSVIGQNKEKILQRFLTSMPVRFEVATDDVRLHGVVVSVDEKTGKTRDMIRVQRRLP
- a CDS encoding PilZ domain-containing protein, producing MSAWDGLNRRKFPRVNYPCLIVLRYDEGKKESLLTHTDNVGVGGISAVIKKNLKVFSLVDVELDLMDLGAHIKCQGKVVWSIRRKNEDPAKPMFYDVGIEFVDVSAEDRARVERVVVKLAKQIGVVP
- a CDS encoding nucleotidyltransferase domain-containing protein; its protein translation is MRLNNPLDKILNSEVKVRALRILCRTAGELSGRQMAKMAGVTPKTAHEILQGLLQEGVLVMHAVGKTHLFRLNEERAIVSEVLKPLFSFESALSERLFDNIRMSIKKSALKDDIVSVALFGSVQAKTERAASDVDLFVVAKTSDLKKKAELLFADIDQGLSSSWGNLISPYINSISEFKANAKKKTGPVPNILKSYQLIYGDRLEKILR
- the gltX gene encoding glutamate--tRNA ligase, with protein sequence MIKVRFAPSPTGFLHIGGARTALFNWMYARSQGGKFVLRIEDTDRERSKPEYEEEILRSMTWLGLNWDEFYRQSERFDIYRQYAEKLISEDKAYCDGPAVILKMPLEQVKIFDLIRGEIQFDTETLKDQVLMKSDGAPTYSFACVVDDALMEISHVVRGEDHISNTPKQIIIYQALGFKPPKFAHLPLIMDPEGGRMSKRTGATAVSEYQKDGFLPGAIVNYLMLLGWSPGNNQEIVNLDAAVKNFSIKKVNKAAAAFSMDKLLWINAQYIKQMPLPELTEILIPVLREKGWLGEAPDRKHLEGIVKLYHTRISTLMEFADWTAYLFTGEVQVLPEDRQKYLTADKTAAFEGLAKRLDGVADFSVANTEAAFRGVVEELGMKAGDLVHPVRVALTGKSVGPGLFETMAVLGKEKTILFLQKTFA